The Anabaena sp. WA102 genome contains a region encoding:
- a CDS encoding metallophosphoesterase family protein: MNINRRQFLFLSGISTIASGFLSGKLSNSNSLIQSATAAKPVKKDLLLRFVSVADTGTGTKGQYAVANAMNFYHQQNPYNLVVLAGDNIYNNGEIEKINEVFERPYQPLLKNGVKFHACLGNHDIRTDNGVPQVKYPGFNMQGRYYTFSQNKVQFFALDTNGNADWKNQLIWLDKELSLSKAPWKVVFGHHPIYSSGHYGNNTSFIKTFTPLFKKYNVQLYINGHEHNYERTRAINGTTYLICGAGAGNRPVGRSQWTEYSTSDLSFAAYDVYADRMEVSAIGTNNRVFDQGVIKLNSV, from the coding sequence ATGAATATTAACCGCCGTCAATTTTTGTTTTTAAGTGGAATCAGCACCATAGCATCTGGATTTTTGAGTGGGAAATTGTCAAATTCAAATTCTCTCATACAATCAGCAACAGCAGCTAAACCAGTCAAAAAAGATTTATTATTGCGTTTTGTCTCCGTTGCTGATACAGGAACTGGGACTAAAGGACAATATGCTGTAGCAAATGCTATGAATTTTTATCATCAGCAAAATCCTTATAATTTGGTAGTTTTAGCTGGTGATAACATCTACAATAATGGGGAAATTGAGAAAATAAATGAAGTTTTTGAACGTCCCTATCAACCTTTACTAAAAAATGGTGTCAAGTTTCATGCTTGTTTAGGCAATCATGATATTCGCACTGATAATGGTGTTCCCCAAGTTAAATATCCTGGTTTTAATATGCAGGGACGTTATTACACATTTAGTCAAAATAAAGTTCAGTTTTTTGCGTTAGATACTAATGGTAATGCTGATTGGAAAAATCAATTAATTTGGTTAGATAAAGAATTAAGTCTGAGTAAAGCACCTTGGAAAGTTGTCTTTGGTCATCATCCGATTTATTCGTCTGGTCATTATGGAAATAATACAAGTTTTATTAAAACCTTTACTCCTCTATTTAAAAAATACAATGTTCAACTTTATATCAATGGTCATGAACATAATTATGAACGAACTCGCGCTATTAATGGAACTACCTATTTAATCTGTGGTGCTGGTGCTGGTAATCGTCCAGTTGGTCGTTCTCAATGGACAGAATATTCAACCAGTGATTTGAGTTTTGCTGCCTATGATGTGTATGCAGATAGAATGGAAGTGAGTGCTATTGGTACTAATAATCGCGTTTTTGATCAGGGTGTAATTAAATTAAATAGTGTTTAA
- the rpmB gene encoding 50S ribosomal protein L28 produces the protein MSRRCELTGKKANNACSVSHSNRHTKRLQHVNLQTKRVWWPAGNRWVKLKLSTKAIKTLEFKGLDAMAKEAGINLNHY, from the coding sequence ATGTCCCGTCGTTGTGAACTAACTGGTAAAAAAGCCAATAACGCTTGTTCCGTTTCCCACTCTAACCGTCACACCAAGCGTCTACAGCACGTTAATCTGCAAACAAAGCGGGTTTGGTGGCCTGCTGGTAACCGTTGGGTAAAATTGAAACTTTCCACCAAAGCCATCAAAACCTTAGAATTTAAAGGTTTAGACGCAATGGCAAAAGAAGCAGGAATCAACCTCAACCATTACTAA
- a CDS encoding BrnT family toxin has protein sequence MQVIKFAFLSFEEAQEIFQGIVFTSIDERFDYDEEIREITIGAIQGIIVVTVVHTEINGKIRLISARKATPKERRQYYEYLAATS, from the coding sequence TTGCAGGTTATTAAATTTGCGTTCCTTAGCTTTGAGGAAGCACAAGAAATTTTTCAGGGAATCGTTTTTACGTCAATTGATGAACGATTTGACTATGATGAAGAAATTAGAGAAATTACTATTGGTGCAATACAAGGAATTATTGTTGTTACCGTAGTCCATACCGAAATAAACGGTAAAATCCGTCTAATTTCAGCCCGAAAAGCCACCCCTAAAGAAAGGAGACAATACTATGAATATCTCGCCGCAACGTCTTGA
- a CDS encoding BrnA antitoxin family protein has product MNISPQRLEEIQNIPDSAIDTSDIPELDDNFWQTAKMVKPITKKAISIRLDSDVLEWFKHQGKGYQSMINTVLRSYINHQENL; this is encoded by the coding sequence ATGAATATCTCGCCGCAACGTCTTGAAGAAATCCAAAATATCCCAGATTCTGCTATTGATACTTCTGATATTCCCGAATTAGATGATAACTTTTGGCAAACCGCTAAAATGGTGAAACCTATTACTAAAAAAGCTATTTCCATTCGCTTAGATAGTGACGTTTTAGAATGGTTTAAACACCAGGGAAAAGGCTATCAATCAATGATTAATACTGTGCTGCGTTCTTATATTAACCATCAAGAAAATCTCTAA
- the htpG gene encoding molecular chaperone HtpG, whose amino-acid sequence MLEQGNISIHTDNIFPIIKKSLYSDHQIFLRELVSNGVDAIQKLNMVSRAGEYNGEIGEPEITISIDKDNKTLSIADNGIGMTAEEVKKYINQVAFSSAEEFIDKYEGKADQPIIGHFGLGFYSSFMVAKQVEIDTLSYQEGAQAVRWTCDGSPKFILDESSRTSRGTTIILRLEGEEEEFLEPARIRNLVKTYCDFMSVPIKMDGEVLNKQKAAWRESPTNLTKEDYLEFYRYLYPFQEEPLLWVHLNTDYPFVINGILYFPKMRPDVDVTKGQIKLFCNQVFVSDNCEEIIPQFLMPMRGVIDSTDIPLNVSRSALQGDRTIKRIGDYIAKKVGDRLKELYRDNREQYVTAWKDLGTFVKFGVLNDDKFKKQVEDIIIFRSTAKLEAPVADTAAVEVQSADGDVWQDVTPANATSIPYTTLKEYLERNKERHENKVFYSTDAATQSTYIELHKNQGLEVLFMDSFIDTHFINFLEQEYRDVKFTRVDSDLDNTLLDDKTSEIVDPTTNKTKGEVIKELFEKALNKPKLNIRTESLKSDDPQGTPPAMVLLPEFLRRMREMSAMMQQQTVEFPEEHILLVNTAHPLIQNLVNLSQGSIIQGDGESQSSQLVNMMCQHVYDLALISQKGFDADGMKSFVERSNDVLTKLTEQASK is encoded by the coding sequence ATGTTAGAACAAGGCAATATCAGTATTCATACCGATAATATTTTCCCGATTATCAAGAAGTCTCTCTACTCAGATCATCAAATCTTCTTGCGGGAACTGGTATCCAACGGGGTAGACGCTATCCAAAAGTTAAACATGGTATCCCGCGCTGGGGAATACAATGGCGAAATTGGTGAACCGGAAATTACAATTAGCATTGATAAAGACAACAAAACTCTCTCAATAGCTGATAATGGCATTGGCATGACAGCAGAGGAAGTAAAAAAATACATTAACCAAGTTGCTTTCTCCAGTGCTGAAGAATTTATTGACAAGTATGAAGGTAAGGCAGATCAACCGATTATCGGTCATTTCGGTTTGGGTTTCTACTCATCCTTCATGGTAGCAAAGCAAGTAGAAATTGATACTTTATCTTACCAGGAAGGCGCACAAGCCGTGCGTTGGACTTGTGATGGTTCACCCAAATTTATTTTAGATGAATCTTCCCGCACCAGTCGCGGAACTACGATTATCCTCAGATTAGAAGGGGAAGAAGAGGAATTTTTAGAACCAGCACGAATTAGGAATCTTGTCAAGACTTACTGCGATTTCATGTCAGTTCCCATTAAAATGGATGGGGAAGTTTTAAATAAACAAAAAGCTGCATGGCGGGAATCTCCCACTAATCTCACCAAGGAAGATTATTTAGAGTTTTACCGCTATTTGTATCCTTTCCAAGAAGAACCTTTGCTGTGGGTGCATTTGAATACAGATTATCCCTTTGTGATTAACGGGATTTTGTATTTCCCGAAAATGCGTCCTGATGTAGATGTCACCAAGGGACAAATTAAGTTATTCTGCAATCAGGTGTTTGTCAGTGACAACTGTGAGGAAATTATTCCCCAGTTTTTAATGCCCATGCGGGGCGTGATTGATAGCACTGATATACCTTTGAACGTTTCTCGAAGTGCATTACAAGGCGATCGCACTATTAAGAGAATAGGAGATTATATAGCCAAAAAAGTCGGCGATAGACTCAAAGAATTATACCGTGATAACCGCGAACAATACGTAACAGCCTGGAAAGACTTGGGAACATTCGTGAAATTTGGCGTTCTCAACGATGATAAATTCAAAAAACAAGTTGAAGACATCATCATCTTCCGCAGTACAGCCAAATTAGAAGCCCCTGTAGCCGACACCGCAGCCGTTGAAGTTCAATCTGCTGACGGTGATGTTTGGCAAGATGTTACCCCAGCAAACGCGACTAGCATCCCCTACACCACGCTGAAAGAATACCTAGAACGGAACAAAGAACGTCACGAAAACAAGGTATTCTACAGCACCGATGCAGCTACTCAATCCACATACATAGAACTGCACAAAAATCAAGGTTTAGAAGTCCTCTTTATGGACTCCTTCATTGATACCCACTTCATTAACTTCCTAGAACAAGAATATCGGGATGTTAAATTTACACGGGTAGACTCTGACCTCGATAACACTCTTCTCGATGACAAAACCAGCGAAATTGTTGACCCCACCACCAACAAGACCAAAGGAGAAGTCATTAAAGAACTATTTGAGAAAGCCCTCAACAAGCCAAAACTCAACATCCGCACCGAGTCCTTAAAATCAGACGACCCACAGGGAACACCACCTGCAATGGTGTTATTACCCGAATTTCTGCGGCGGATGCGAGAAATGAGTGCTATGATGCAGCAGCAAACCGTCGAATTCCCCGAAGAACATATTTTACTAGTAAATACTGCTCACCCGTTAATTCAAAACTTGGTTAATCTCAGTCAAGGTAGTATTATTCAGGGTGATGGGGAGTCACAATCTAGCCAATTAGTTAATATGATGTGTCAGCACGTTTATGATTTGGCACTTATATCGCAAAAAGGCTTTGATGCAGATGGGATGAAATCCTTTGTAGAACGTTCCAATGACGTACTCACCAAGCTAACAGAACAAGCCAGCAAGTAA
- a CDS encoding type II toxin-antitoxin system HicB family antitoxin — MDKYLIVLERTETGFSAYSPDVWGCIATGETLETTLENMRSALVFHLQDSTSIPPPRGIDAYLDALRESEGEEFYLTHIGVEVLK, encoded by the coding sequence ATGGATAAGTATCTGATCGTTTTAGAAAGAACTGAAACAGGATTTTCCGCATACTCTCCTGATGTTTGGGGTTGTATTGCTACGGGGGAGACATTGGAAACAACGTTAGAGAATATGCGTTCAGCTTTAGTTTTCCATCTTCAAGATAGTACATCAATTCCCCCACCTCGTGGTATTGATGCTTATTTGGATGCTTTACGTGAGTCAGAGGGTGAGGAATTTTATCTAACCCATATTGGGGTAGAAGTTTTAAAGTGA
- a CDS encoding DUF29 family protein, giving the protein MEELLELQQLLINGNIPGALLLVEEMTEMSKDDKLNKIFSFGKIILLHLIKQAAEKRTTRSWDLSIANAVKEIQRTNKRRKAGGMYFTSEELRETLEDAYELSLNGAAKEAFEGKYETEELAAMVDKEMILQQAIALILENVI; this is encoded by the coding sequence ATGGAAGAATTACTAGAACTTCAACAATTGCTGATTAATGGCAATATTCCTGGTGCATTGCTGCTAGTTGAAGAGATGACTGAAATGAGCAAAGATGATAAACTGAATAAGATTTTTAGTTTTGGCAAAATTATTCTTCTGCATCTAATTAAGCAAGCTGCGGAAAAACGAACAACTAGATCATGGGATTTGTCTATTGCTAATGCAGTGAAAGAAATTCAACGCACAAACAAACGTCGTAAAGCTGGGGGAATGTACTTTACAAGTGAAGAATTGCGAGAAACTTTAGAAGATGCTTATGAATTATCATTGAATGGTGCAGCAAAAGAAGCATTTGAAGGTAAATATGAAACCGAAGAATTAGCAGCAATGGTAGATAAGGAAATGATATTACAACAAGCTATTGCTTTAATCTTAGAAAATGTCATATAG